The Desulfuromonas sp. genome has a window encoding:
- the pilM gene encoding pilus assembly protein PilM has protein sequence MISVPARMKEVFRRREPQVLGPIGLDLALEKMHLVQMEKAGSGLNLRAFASVPYPGGREELLSSHKALRALLKEALGSQPFKGRRVVTALPGRGTRLINLSYRTAPGGDEAEAIVQGVLGRIGARAEELVIDYLPIRQPEKGAQERTALAAVARREDVVAYLDLLAAAGLEVSALDLGPAALKRLVMSADREGEHPTVLLVNFGVEHSYLTVIAGQRLILDREISLGERELSTRLGRGLGMKPGQALELLYSYGFVRGGAKAQEQEILESIAAILKPAFLEFVDEVNKVQLYTSAEMHGLILSTVHLIGGLARCPGIDSFLARQLGLPTAILSPFEHFRVRSEHAMLVALNDPASIALAAGLGLRGLTDHA, from the coding sequence ATGATATCGGTCCCCGCCCGGATGAAAGAGGTCTTTCGTCGCCGCGAGCCCCAGGTGCTGGGGCCCATCGGGCTCGACCTGGCCCTGGAGAAGATGCACTTGGTGCAGATGGAGAAGGCCGGCTCGGGGCTGAACCTCCGGGCCTTCGCCTCGGTGCCCTACCCGGGCGGCAGGGAGGAGCTGCTCTCTTCCCACAAGGCGCTGCGGGCCCTGCTGAAGGAGGCTCTCGGCAGCCAGCCCTTCAAGGGGAGGCGGGTCGTCACCGCACTGCCCGGCCGGGGCACCCGGCTGATCAACCTCAGCTACCGGACGGCGCCGGGCGGCGACGAGGCCGAGGCCATCGTCCAGGGGGTTCTCGGCCGCATCGGAGCCAGAGCCGAAGAGCTGGTCATCGATTACCTGCCGATCCGCCAGCCCGAGAAGGGCGCCCAGGAGCGCACCGCCCTGGCGGCGGTGGCCCGCAGGGAAGATGTCGTGGCCTATCTCGACCTGCTGGCGGCCGCCGGCTTGGAGGTGAGCGCCCTCGACTTGGGCCCGGCGGCCCTGAAGCGGCTGGTGATGTCCGCCGACCGGGAGGGGGAGCACCCTACGGTGCTGCTGGTCAACTTCGGCGTGGAGCACAGCTACCTGACGGTGATTGCCGGGCAGCGCCTGATCCTCGACCGGGAGATCTCCCTCGGGGAGCGGGAGCTGTCGACGCGCCTCGGCAGGGGACTGGGCATGAAGCCCGGGCAGGCCCTCGAACTTCTCTACAGCTACGGCTTTGTCCGGGGCGGGGCCAAGGCGCAGGAGCAGGAGATCCTCGAATCGATCGCCGCCATCCTGAAGCCGGCTTTCCTCGAGTTCGTCGACGAGGTGAACAAGGTGCAGCTCTACACTTCGGCGGAGATGCACGGGCTGATCCTCAGCACGGTCCACCTGATCGGCGGCTTGGCCCGCTGTCCCGGCATCGACTCTTTTCTCGCCCGGCAGCTGGGCCTTCCTACGGCGATCCTGAGCCCCTTCGAGCATTTCCGGGTGCGCAGCGAACACGCCATGCTGGTGGCCCTCAACGACCCGGCCAGCATCGCCCTGGCGGCCGGTCTTGGCCTGAGAGGTTTGACGGACCATGCATGA
- a CDS encoding GGDEF domain-containing protein, with translation MRSKPSRQPEKATGETTGFWRITRFGKPELEAYAVGLLEGELRSGLRTLSVIFLLLLAAASVLFALLGFGGTYLYTYLVLAVLATHVFFAARTIRDLQALQLLGMTLLVLCSTALVLQAHKVSAVGSPLLTGVVLLFATVPLIPWGMREAIISLSLIYSVFTLSTWFGRHRFETGDLLLLQFFMVGSGLIVLTLVGRNALVRKDGIKSLFELEVAHEKTRNLSYRDPLTGVWNRRYLQEHYLDQAAQYRLEGKPFYFILFDIDKFKLINDTYGHDYGDMVLQWVADAFSAPLGPDEMLVRVGGDEFTLVVSGDPNDLIQKGIEAVKGSLAANGWEEHRAVNLSFGMVRVPPEAQFSLKVVFRNADKALYAAKKNSGNWVVQGDLTLNAPGAGAFAVPPGEGASP, from the coding sequence ATGAGAAGCAAGCCATCCCGGCAGCCCGAAAAAGCCACCGGCGAGACGACCGGTTTCTGGCGCATCACCCGCTTCGGCAAACCCGAGCTGGAGGCCTACGCCGTCGGTCTGCTGGAGGGCGAACTGCGCAGCGGGCTGCGAACCCTCAGCGTGATCTTCCTGCTGCTGCTGGCCGCCGCCTCGGTCCTCTTCGCTTTGCTCGGCTTCGGCGGGACCTACCTTTACACCTACCTGGTGCTGGCGGTGCTGGCCACCCACGTCTTCTTCGCCGCGCGCACCATCCGCGACCTGCAGGCCCTGCAGCTGCTCGGCATGACCCTGCTGGTGCTGTGCAGCACCGCCCTGGTCCTGCAGGCCCACAAGGTCAGCGCCGTCGGCTCGCCCCTGCTGACCGGCGTGGTTCTCCTCTTCGCCACCGTTCCCCTCATCCCCTGGGGGATGCGCGAGGCGATCATCAGCCTGTCCCTCATCTATTCCGTGTTCACCCTCTCCACCTGGTTCGGGCGCCACCGCTTCGAAACCGGAGACCTGCTGCTGCTGCAGTTCTTCATGGTCGGTTCGGGGCTGATCGTGCTGACCCTGGTCGGCCGCAACGCTCTGGTGCGCAAGGACGGAATCAAGAGCCTCTTCGAGCTGGAGGTGGCCCACGAAAAGACCCGCAACCTCTCCTACCGGGATCCCCTCACCGGGGTCTGGAACCGCCGCTACCTCCAGGAACATTACCTCGATCAGGCCGCCCAGTACCGCCTGGAGGGCAAGCCCTTCTATTTCATCCTCTTCGACATCGACAAGTTCAAGCTGATCAACGACACCTACGGCCACGACTACGGCGACATGGTCCTGCAGTGGGTGGCCGACGCATTCTCCGCTCCCCTCGGCCCCGATGAGATGCTGGTGCGGGTGGGGGGCGACGAGTTCACCCTCGTCGTGAGCGGTGACCCCAACGACCTCATCCAGAAGGGGATCGAGGCGGTCAAGGGATCGCTGGCCGCCAACGGCTGGGAGGAGCACCGGGCGGTAAACCTCAGTTTCGGTATGGTGCGGGTCCCGCCGGAGGCCCAGTTCTCCCTCAAGGTCGTCTTCCGCAACGCCGACAAGGCCCTGTACGCGGCCAAGAAGAATAGCGGCAACTGGGTGGTGCAGGGCGACCTGACCCTCAACGCCCCGGGTGCCGGGGCCTTCGCGGTCCCGCCGGGGGAGGGAGCGTCGCCATGA
- a CDS encoding DNRLRE domain-containing protein, which yields MNWCGMTQEGYILMPVALAIALIGASVFLLGREGGVALQLSAGGGQAAEVRYVAEAGLAHVDWLTQNSGCTGYPALADVSFDTAGGAHSYSASVTPDHGSPVSISATGTLDDGTSRTLVRSEVEVFSGPITETLPLGEAGMDTYVNAQAKTTNYGVAAQFGIDSGGAHDYYALLQIDPAAVPDGPQLLSAQLQLYMESFGGNSNAKFTAYRLLEPWTEGTGDGTRSDDGATHTTSDGATPWSWPANYDSANPVATAAVNAALSGWHTWDVTPLMEGWRDGTYPNHGLVIIGNNQVRDAFFASDESPSEALRPRLEIIYACPCGGDPGSAMILQPGPIAGQDTYLFDGQPSINFGTGDRVYVSGKFNRMHHGLLRFDLSGIPAGATIDSAILELNLEGISSTNTGTVSVHRLTRSWSESQATWSIYSTAAFWTSPGGDYDPTPVATTGIDIAALGPRQWDVTPLVEAWVSGSENNNGLLLTASSEIDSAKFTSSDGVVDTARPKLAITYSCPCGTDCSAPPPPKIYRDEFNSMICDPAVDYAGSDGTLDWSPWPWSEVGEGTDSCLGGIKLKEDLAEPRLFLSDATKQIARQADLSGLSSATLSFDYRRESLGSSDDALYVMVWGVPAVIGFLGPIAGPGTDAEYQTASFDISAFISPTTTIQFRASGLAGSSDAFYIDNVQIDETDLGGGAVVLESPATLGPVADAGLYESFKNTNFGSDTQLQVGKDGKVQQSLLRFDITGLPADATVTSARLRLYVEGAAASLPSLAVGAYRATGIWEELTVTFTSFAGQFDPAQLTQAVVPISPGWVEWALPVGLIHEWRDEVNPNHGLLLKFEGNDKNNTVMFASRENATLDWRPQLVLEFTQP from the coding sequence GTGAACTGGTGCGGCATGACCCAGGAGGGGTACATCCTGATGCCGGTGGCCCTGGCCATCGCCCTGATCGGCGCCAGCGTCTTTCTCCTCGGCCGCGAGGGGGGGGTGGCCCTGCAGTTGAGCGCCGGCGGCGGGCAGGCGGCCGAGGTGCGCTACGTGGCCGAGGCGGGCCTGGCCCACGTCGACTGGCTGACCCAGAACAGCGGCTGCACCGGTTATCCCGCCCTGGCCGACGTCTCCTTCGACACCGCCGGCGGCGCCCACAGTTACTCGGCCTCGGTGACACCCGACCACGGCTCTCCGGTGAGCATTTCCGCCACCGGCACCCTCGACGACGGCACCTCGCGCACCCTGGTCCGCAGCGAGGTCGAGGTCTTTTCCGGCCCGATCACCGAGACCCTGCCCCTCGGCGAGGCGGGAATGGACACCTACGTCAACGCCCAGGCCAAGACGACCAATTACGGCGTCGCCGCCCAGTTCGGCATCGACAGCGGCGGCGCCCACGACTACTACGCCCTGCTCCAGATCGACCCGGCGGCGGTCCCCGACGGCCCCCAGCTCCTTTCCGCCCAGCTTCAGCTCTACATGGAGTCCTTCGGCGGCAACAGCAACGCCAAGTTCACCGCCTACCGGCTGCTGGAACCCTGGACCGAGGGGACCGGGGACGGCACCCGCAGCGACGACGGCGCTACCCACACCACATCCGACGGGGCCACACCCTGGTCCTGGCCGGCCAACTACGACAGCGCCAACCCGGTCGCCACCGCCGCGGTCAACGCCGCCCTCTCGGGATGGCACACCTGGGACGTCACCCCCCTGATGGAGGGCTGGCGGGATGGAACCTACCCCAACCATGGCCTCGTGATCATCGGCAACAACCAGGTGCGCGACGCCTTCTTCGCCAGTGACGAAAGCCCCAGCGAGGCCCTGCGGCCGCGCCTCGAGATCATCTACGCCTGCCCCTGCGGGGGCGATCCCGGCAGCGCGATGATCCTGCAGCCGGGCCCCATCGCCGGGCAGGACACCTACCTTTTCGACGGCCAGCCGTCGATCAACTTCGGCACGGGAGACCGGGTCTACGTCAGCGGCAAGTTCAACCGGATGCACCATGGCCTGCTCCGCTTCGACCTCTCCGGTATCCCCGCCGGGGCGACGATCGACTCGGCGATCCTGGAGCTGAATCTGGAAGGTATCTCCTCTACTAATACGGGGACGGTCTCCGTCCACCGTCTCACCCGCTCCTGGTCCGAGAGTCAGGCCACCTGGAGTATCTATTCTACCGCCGCCTTCTGGACCTCTCCGGGGGGGGACTATGACCCGACCCCGGTCGCCACGACAGGGATTGATATTGCCGCGCTGGGGCCACGCCAGTGGGACGTCACCCCCCTCGTGGAAGCCTGGGTCAGCGGCAGTGAGAACAACAATGGGCTGCTTCTCACCGCCAGTTCCGAGATCGATTCGGCCAAATTCACCAGCAGCGACGGGGTGGTCGACACCGCCCGCCCCAAGCTGGCCATCACCTACAGCTGCCCCTGCGGAACAGACTGTTCCGCCCCGCCGCCCCCCAAGATCTACCGTGACGAGTTCAACAGCATGATCTGCGACCCGGCCGTCGACTACGCCGGCAGCGACGGGACTCTCGACTGGAGTCCCTGGCCCTGGAGCGAGGTCGGGGAGGGGACGGACTCCTGCCTTGGGGGGATCAAGCTCAAGGAGGACCTTGCCGAGCCCCGTCTCTTCCTCTCGGATGCGACCAAGCAGATCGCGCGCCAGGCGGACCTGAGCGGACTCAGCAGTGCCACCCTGAGCTTCGACTACCGGCGGGAGAGCCTGGGGAGCAGCGACGACGCCCTCTACGTCATGGTCTGGGGCGTGCCGGCGGTGATCGGCTTTCTGGGGCCGATCGCCGGGCCGGGGACGGACGCCGAGTACCAGACGGCCAGCTTCGACATCAGCGCCTTCATCTCTCCCACGACGACGATCCAGTTCAGGGCTTCCGGCCTCGCTGGGTCTTCCGACGCCTTCTACATCGACAACGTGCAGATCGACGAGACCGACCTCGGGGGGGGAGCCGTTGTCCTGGAGAGCCCCGCGACCCTCGGTCCGGTCGCCGACGCCGGCCTCTATGAATCGTTCAAGAACACCAATTTCGGCAGCGACACTCAGCTCCAGGTCGGCAAAGACGGCAAGGTCCAGCAGAGCCTGCTCCGGTTCGACATCACGGGCCTGCCGGCCGATGCGACCGTCACTTCAGCCCGGCTGCGCCTCTACGTGGAGGGGGCTGCGGCCAGCCTGCCGAGCCTGGCGGTCGGCGCCTACCGGGCTACCGGCATCTGGGAAGAACTGACCGTCACCTTCACCAGCTTCGCCGGCCAATTCGACCCGGCCCAGCTCACCCAGGCCGTCGTCCCGATCTCCCCGGGCTGGGTGGAGTGGGCCCTGCCGGTGGGGCTGATTCACGAGTGGCGCGACGAGGTCAACCCCAACCACGGATTGCTCCTGAAGTTCGAGGGCAATGACAAGAACAACACCGTGATGTTCGCCAGCCGCGAAAACGCCACCCTCGACTGGCGCCCCCAGCTGGTGCTCGAATTCACCCAACCCTGA
- a CDS encoding prepilin-type N-terminal cleavage/methylation domain-containing protein, protein MAKRRESGFTLVELLVAVVMGALLMAALAGLVGGALGGREAARERVELGRQAGFALERMTAALRGTRRLLLPLPTVPVRDVLAVALDEGADLDGDGVADADNDGDGLFDEDPSYDLTNDLAPGIVGIDDDGDGEIDEGTNTGDDDEDGVFSEDPDNGTDDDGDGLVGEDSWGDLNGDAEAGVAGVDDDGDGTIDEGTGNWTGNDDEDEELDEDWLDPVVFFLSGAVLVERMPVPWDENGDGLVDGRDYLENPLAENVSLFQVERIANGSGRAVLVDLALTLTSPGGESVDLQTRVRVGGGL, encoded by the coding sequence ATGGCAAAGCGGAGAGAGAGTGGATTTACCCTCGTCGAGTTGCTCGTGGCGGTGGTCATGGGGGCGCTCCTGATGGCCGCTCTGGCGGGGTTGGTGGGCGGCGCCCTGGGCGGCCGGGAGGCGGCCCGGGAGAGGGTCGAGCTGGGGCGCCAGGCCGGCTTCGCCCTCGAGAGGATGACCGCGGCGCTGCGCGGCACCCGGCGCCTGCTGCTCCCCCTGCCCACGGTTCCGGTGCGGGACGTGCTGGCGGTGGCCCTCGACGAAGGCGCCGATCTCGACGGGGACGGGGTCGCCGATGCCGACAACGACGGGGACGGGCTCTTCGACGAGGACCCCTCCTACGACCTGACCAACGACCTGGCCCCTGGCATCGTCGGCATCGACGACGACGGCGACGGGGAGATCGACGAGGGGACGAACACCGGCGACGATGACGAGGACGGCGTCTTCAGCGAGGACCCCGACAACGGCACTGACGACGACGGCGACGGCCTGGTCGGGGAGGACTCCTGGGGCGATCTCAACGGCGACGCCGAGGCCGGCGTCGCCGGGGTGGACGACGACGGCGACGGAACGATCGACGAAGGGACCGGCAACTGGACCGGGAACGACGACGAGGACGAGGAACTGGACGAGGACTGGCTCGACCCGGTCGTCTTTTTCCTGTCCGGCGCGGTCCTGGTGGAGCGCATGCCGGTGCCCTGGGACGAGAACGGAGACGGATTGGTGGACGGACGGGATTATCTCGAAAACCCCCTGGCGGAGAACGTCAGCCTGTTCCAGGTGGAGCGGATCGCCAACGGCTCGGGGCGGGCGGTCCTCGTCGACCTGGCCCTGACCCTGACCAGTCCCGGCGGGGAGTCGGTGGACCTGCAGACCCGGGTGCGCGTGGGAGGCGGACTGTGA
- a CDS encoding type II secretion system protein has protein sequence MSVWKGNQKGFTLVELLIVVIILAVLAAIVVPQFGSSTAEAKEAALRSTITEMRNAIELYYHQHRASYPGAKASSGAGDGTGAAGTEAAFTEQLIYYSNADGATNKTRTPVFKYGPYLKKQDLPVNPIDDLQTLTLLKTGDVGVGSLASTGDGTTGGWWVDTVSGKFIANTNDGTTDYRTW, from the coding sequence GTGAGCGTTTGGAAAGGGAATCAAAAAGGATTCACCCTGGTTGAATTGTTGATCGTGGTCATCATCCTGGCTGTGCTGGCGGCCATCGTGGTGCCCCAGTTCGGCTCCTCCACAGCGGAGGCCAAGGAGGCGGCGCTGCGCAGCACCATCACCGAGATGCGCAACGCCATCGAACTCTACTACCACCAGCACCGGGCGTCCTACCCCGGGGCCAAGGCCTCCTCCGGCGCGGGCGACGGCACCGGCGCGGCCGGTACGGAGGCCGCCTTTACCGAGCAGCTCATCTACTACTCCAACGCCGACGGTGCGACCAACAAGACCCGGACACCGGTCTTCAAGTACGGCCCCTACCTGAAGAAGCAGGATTTGCCGGTCAACCCCATCGACGATCTGCAAACCCTGACTTTGCTTAAAACCGGGGATGTCGGTGTCGGGAGCCTTGCCAGTACCGGCGACGGGACTACCGGGGGCTGGTGGGTCGACACGGTGTCGGGCAAGTTCATCGCCAACACCAATGACGGTACCACCGACTACCGGACCTGGTAA